The proteins below come from a single Tissierella sp. MB52-C2 genomic window:
- the yaaA gene encoding peroxide stress protein YaaA, protein MRIIISPAKKMRIDSDDLGHRHIPEFIKDAEILLTYLRGLNYEEVKSIWKCSDKIAELNYKRIRNMDLYKNLTPAILSYEGIQYQYMAPGVFEEEELEYIDEHLRILSGFYGILRPFDGVVPYRLEMQAKPIDWHFNSLYQFWNYKLAKKLFSESQYIVNLASKEYSKCVSNYLDENIKFITCVFGELINGKIVEKGTFVKMARGEMVRFVAEKRIKDIEEIKGFDRLGYIFNHELSNENTYVFIKNNNER, encoded by the coding sequence ATGAGAATTATTATTTCACCTGCAAAAAAGATGAGAATAGATTCCGATGACTTAGGGCATCGTCATATTCCAGAATTTATAAAGGATGCAGAAATCCTGCTTACCTATTTACGAGGACTAAACTATGAAGAAGTGAAATCCATATGGAAATGTAGTGACAAGATTGCAGAGCTTAATTATAAGCGCATTAGAAACATGGATTTATACAAAAATCTCACACCTGCAATTCTATCATATGAAGGAATTCAATACCAGTATATGGCTCCTGGAGTATTTGAAGAAGAGGAACTAGAATATATTGATGAGCATTTACGAATTCTATCAGGGTTTTATGGGATATTGCGTCCATTTGATGGTGTTGTTCCATACAGACTGGAAATGCAAGCTAAGCCTATAGACTGGCACTTTAATTCACTATATCAATTTTGGAATTATAAGCTTGCTAAAAAACTTTTTTCAGAAAGTCAGTATATTGTAAATCTGGCATCAAAGGAGTACAGCAAATGTGTCTCCAATTACTTAGATGAAAATATAAAGTTTATTACCTGCGTATTTGGAGAATTAATTAATGGAAAGATAGTTGAAAAGGGAACCTTTGTAAAAATGGCAAGGGGAGAAATGGTACGGTTCGTGGCAGAAAAACGAATTAAGGATATAGAGGAGATAAAAGGATTTGATAGACTAGGCTATATTTTTAACCATGAGCTATCTAATGAGAATACATATGTTTTTATTAAAAATAACAACGAAAGATAA
- a CDS encoding DUF2752 domain-containing protein yields MVSKKELKIISLAGLILAIYVYFSDYTNGPILPCIFNKITKLYCPGCGMTRAINSILRLRFYQALRFNSLIFIIPPLMVLYFLTYKKYKNFGKILIVLMIIISLGYGILRNIPSFGFLAPTIVWKL; encoded by the coding sequence ATGGTTTCTAAAAAAGAATTAAAGATAATTTCTTTGGCAGGTCTAATACTGGCGATATATGTTTATTTTTCTGATTATACAAATGGACCGATATTACCTTGTATTTTTAATAAAATTACAAAGCTATATTGTCCTGGTTGTGGAATGACAAGAGCAATTAATTCTATTTTAAGATTAAGATTTTATCAAGCATTGAGATTTAACAGCCTAATATTTATAATTCCACCGTTGATGGTATTGTATTTTTTAACTTATAAAAAATATAAAAATTTTGGAAAAATACTGATTGTATTGATGATAATAATATCTTTAGGATATGGTATATTGAGAAATATACCTAGTTTTGGTTTTTTAGCTCCAACTATAGTATGGAAGCTCTAG
- a CDS encoding ABC transporter substrate-binding protein has protein sequence MKRFMRLLILIVLIISVTTGCGPDTAMSTDKEIAFADAGWDSNKFHNAVAGLIAEKVYGYTWREVPGSTTVLHEGLLKGEIDVHMEIWTDNLATYDQDLEEGRIKELGVNFDDNYQGLYVPKYVIEGDSDRGIEALAPDLKYVWELKDYSNIFSDDENKEMGRIYGAIPGWEVDEIVHNKYLNYGLDENFIYFRPGSDAALAAALTSAYDKGEPIVAYYWEPTWLMGKYDFVLLEDKPYDESTYKEGKTELPSVTVTIGMSNKFHESNKEIADFLSNYKTSSKLTSEALAYMQDTNADYEKTAEWFLKENDYLLDEWLDSENAQIMRNYLN, from the coding sequence ATGAAAAGGTTTATGAGATTATTAATACTCATTGTGTTAATAATCAGCGTTACTACTGGTTGTGGTCCTGACACAGCTATGAGTACAGATAAGGAAATCGCATTTGCAGATGCAGGATGGGATAGTAATAAGTTTCATAATGCAGTTGCTGGATTAATTGCGGAGAAAGTTTATGGTTATACCTGGAGGGAGGTACCTGGTTCTACAACAGTATTACATGAAGGTCTTCTAAAAGGAGAAATTGATGTGCATATGGAAATTTGGACAGATAACTTGGCAACTTATGATCAGGACTTAGAAGAAGGCAGAATAAAAGAATTAGGTGTAAACTTTGATGATAATTATCAGGGATTATATGTTCCAAAATATGTAATCGAAGGAGATAGTGATAGAGGAATAGAAGCCTTAGCCCCTGATTTAAAATATGTATGGGAACTAAAAGATTATTCTAATATATTTTCTGATGATGAAAATAAGGAAATGGGAAGAATTTATGGTGCTATCCCTGGATGGGAAGTAGATGAAATAGTCCATAATAAGTATCTTAATTATGGTTTAGATGAAAACTTTATATACTTTAGACCAGGCTCAGATGCTGCCTTAGCAGCTGCCCTTACTTCTGCATATGACAAAGGAGAACCTATAGTTGCATATTATTGGGAACCAACTTGGTTAATGGGAAAATATGATTTTGTTTTATTGGAAGATAAACCCTATGATGAATCAACTTATAAAGAAGGCAAAACTGAATTACCATCAGTAACAGTGACCATAGGAATGAGTAATAAATTCCATGAATCTAATAAAGAGATTGCTGACTTTTTAAGTAATTACAAAACATCTTCTAAATTGACTTCTGAAGCCTTGGCTTATATGCAGGATACAAATGCTGATTATGAAAAAACAGCAGAATGGTTCTTAAAGGAAAATGATTATTTGTTAGATGAATGGTTAGATAGTGAAAATGCTCAGATTATGAGAAATTATTTAAACTAG
- a CDS encoding DUF4234 domain-containing protein — protein MRIIQKRNIGLAIIFTILTCGLYGIYWFISITDEASNLSGDNSMSGGMAFLLTVVTCGIYFFFWSYKIGKIMCQAQDRAGMMPNDNSILYLILAFLQLSIVSCCIIQSDINNIIDRNYGF, from the coding sequence GTGAGGATTATTCAAAAAAGAAACATTGGATTAGCAATTATATTTACAATTCTTACTTGTGGGTTGTATGGAATTTATTGGTTTATAAGTATTACAGATGAAGCTAGCAATTTAAGCGGAGATAACTCCATGTCTGGCGGTATGGCTTTTTTACTTACAGTAGTCACTTGTGGAATTTATTTCTTTTTTTGGAGTTATAAAATAGGAAAGATCATGTGTCAAGCCCAAGACCGTGCAGGTATGATGCCTAATGATAACTCGATTTTATATTTAATATTGGCTTTTTTACAATTAAGTATAGTTTCGTGTTGCATAATTCAGTCAGATATTAATAACATAATCGACAGAAATTATGGTTTCTAA
- a CDS encoding ATP-dependent DNA helicase, protein MSNLIKVSVRNLVEFVLRTGDIDNSFMSMSRAVEGTKAHQKVQNSYGSEYKKEVTLKHSVYYDDFTIQLEGRADGILTLEDEIIIDEIKSTTKDLEDIKEDYNELHWAQAKCYGYIYCLQNELDIIHIQLTYFHIESEEKKIFKRKFTKEDLESFFLYLTDKYIEWASITFYWGGIRDNSIKKLSFPFESYRKGQRELAVATYKTIEEGRKLFAQAPTGIGKTMSTLFPSIKAIGEGIGTKIFYLTAKTITREVPIASTEIIIKKGLRAKVIVITAKEKICTNKEVKCNPRDCSFAKGHYDRVNEAIMDIFENEDLITRDTIVSYGLKHKVCPFEFSLDISLWADIIICDYNYVFDPQVYLKRFFENPNEDYIFLIDEAHNLVDRSREMFSTEINKSSILEIRDIFKEDYPPIYKALGKINSILNKVKKDLDIGFEYYQREEISDLYYPIKRVITVLEPWLMEEKKHTEYEKVLELYFNLTTFIKISELYDDHYVTYIKEDTRDMIFKLYCVDSSYLLSEALERGRSSIFFSATLTPLDYHMDLLGGKKDDYHIKLSSPFPRENLCLTIGNNISTKYKDRERTYIDIVRYIETFISCKTGNYFVFFPSYIYMNNVYEILMERNEDINIIIQNNNMAEIEKEEFLLKFEEENNLVAFAVMGGIFSEGIDLTGEKLIGAVVVGVGLPQISFENNIIKDYFDSNLGEGFEYAYVYPGMNKVLQSAGRVIRSPEDRGAILLIDDRYRTSRYKSLFPNEWMGFKNIRNDREMKKILEEFW, encoded by the coding sequence ATGAGTAATTTAATTAAGGTATCTGTTAGAAATTTAGTAGAATTTGTTCTTAGAACAGGAGATATAGACAATAGTTTTATGTCTATGTCTAGAGCAGTAGAAGGAACTAAAGCTCATCAAAAGGTACAGAACTCCTATGGTAGTGAATATAAAAAGGAAGTCACATTAAAACATAGTGTGTATTATGATGATTTTACTATTCAACTAGAAGGTAGAGCTGATGGTATTTTAACTTTAGAAGATGAAATAATAATAGATGAGATAAAGAGTACAACTAAGGATTTAGAAGATATTAAAGAAGATTATAATGAACTTCACTGGGCTCAGGCAAAGTGTTATGGTTATATATATTGTTTACAAAATGAATTAGATATTATCCATATTCAACTTACATATTTTCATATAGAATCAGAAGAAAAGAAAATATTTAAAAGAAAATTTACTAAAGAAGATCTAGAAAGTTTTTTTCTATACCTAACAGACAAATATATAGAATGGGCTAGCATTACATTTTATTGGGGAGGGATTAGAGATAATTCCATAAAGAAGTTATCATTTCCCTTCGAAAGCTATAGAAAAGGTCAAAGAGAATTAGCAGTGGCCACATACAAAACCATAGAAGAAGGAAGAAAGTTATTTGCCCAAGCACCTACAGGCATAGGAAAAACCATGTCAACATTATTTCCCTCTATTAAAGCCATTGGAGAAGGAATTGGGACTAAGATTTTTTATCTTACGGCCAAGACCATAACTCGAGAAGTACCAATTGCTTCTACAGAAATCATTATAAAAAAAGGTCTTAGGGCTAAGGTAATTGTAATAACAGCTAAGGAAAAAATTTGTACAAATAAAGAGGTAAAATGTAATCCTAGGGATTGTAGCTTTGCAAAGGGTCACTATGATAGGGTAAATGAGGCTATAATGGATATATTTGAAAATGAGGATTTAATTACTAGGGATACTATAGTGTCTTATGGACTAAAGCATAAAGTCTGTCCCTTTGAATTTTCCTTAGATATTAGTCTTTGGGCAGATATAATTATATGTGATTATAATTATGTTTTTGATCCTCAGGTATATCTAAAAAGATTCTTTGAAAATCCCAATGAGGATTATATATTTCTAATAGATGAGGCTCATAACCTAGTGGATAGGTCAAGGGAAATGTTTTCTACTGAAATAAATAAATCTAGTATCCTTGAGATAAGAGATATTTTTAAGGAAGATTATCCGCCTATATATAAGGCTTTAGGTAAAATAAATAGTATATTGAATAAAGTAAAAAAAGATTTAGATATAGGATTTGAATACTATCAGAGGGAAGAAATCTCTGATCTATACTATCCTATAAAAAGGGTAATAACAGTTCTTGAACCTTGGCTTATGGAAGAGAAAAAACATACCGAATATGAAAAGGTACTAGAACTTTATTTTAACTTAACTACTTTTATAAAGATTAGTGAATTATATGATGATCATTATGTAACATATATAAAAGAAGATACTAGAGATATGATATTTAAATTATATTGTGTTGATTCTTCCTATTTACTGAGTGAAGCCTTAGAGAGGGGAAGAAGCAGTATATTTTTTTCAGCTACTTTAACTCCCCTAGACTATCATATGGATTTATTAGGAGGAAAAAAGGATGATTATCATATAAAGCTTAGTTCACCATTTCCAAGGGAAAATCTATGTCTAACCATTGGAAATAATATATCTACGAAATATAAGGATAGGGAGAGAACCTATATAGATATAGTAAGATATATAGAAACCTTTATATCTTGTAAGACGGGGAATTATTTTGTGTTTTTTCCATCTTATATATATATGAATAATGTTTATGAAATTTTAATGGAAAGAAATGAAGATATAAATATAATTATTCAGAATAATAATATGGCTGAAATAGAAAAAGAAGAATTTCTCTTGAAATTTGAGGAAGAAAATAATCTTGTGGCCTTTGCAGTAATGGGTGGAATATTTTCTGAAGGAATTGATCTAACAGGAGAGAAACTAATAGGAGCCGTAGTAGTAGGAGTTGGTTTGCCTCAAATCTCCTTTGAAAACAATATTATAAAAGATTATTTTGATAGTAATTTAGGTGAAGGATTTGAATATGCCTATGTATATCCTGGTATGAATAAAGTGCTGCAATCGGCAGGAAGGGTAATCAGATCTCCAGAGGACAGAGGAGCTATTTTACTCATAGATGATAGATATAGAACAAGTAGATATAAATCCCTATTTCCCAACGAATGGATGGGATTTAAAAATATAAGAAATGATAGGGAGATGAAAAAGATTCTAGAGGAATTTTGGTGA
- a CDS encoding ABC transporter permease subunit — protein MNFDWLFNFPFQIPVNTSTIDKYVRDFSVRYDSFFGGIRSFLIYFVNFIQSILNSIPWIVSILLVFFVIWRISKKLSKGILYGSLLFLVGSLGLWNLMNETLAIVIASVIMSLVLGFPLGILISTSDRADKIIRPILDTMQTMPVFVYLIPALLFFGLGKPPAVIATTIYAIVPVIRLTNHGIRQIDQEIVEASISFGSTRLQSLIKVQIPQAMPTIMTGVNQTLMMAMAMVVTTSMIGATGLGMEVLISVNRVEIGRGLISGTAVVIIAVLLDRITQGLVKNGEVDSH, from the coding sequence ATGAATTTTGATTGGTTATTTAATTTCCCCTTCCAAATCCCAGTTAATACTAGTACTATTGATAAATATGTAAGAGACTTTAGTGTTAGATATGATAGTTTTTTCGGAGGTATTAGGTCTTTTTTAATCTATTTCGTAAATTTTATACAATCTATATTAAATTCTATTCCATGGATTGTTTCAATCTTACTTGTATTCTTCGTTATCTGGAGAATAAGTAAAAAATTAAGTAAAGGAATTTTATATGGTTCTCTATTATTTTTAGTAGGTTCCTTAGGATTATGGAATCTTATGAATGAAACATTGGCAATAGTCATTGCCTCAGTTATCATGTCATTAGTATTGGGATTTCCTTTGGGAATTTTAATATCTACCAGTGATAGAGCAGACAAAATAATTAGACCCATTTTAGATACTATGCAAACTATGCCTGTGTTCGTTTATCTTATTCCAGCCTTATTATTCTTTGGATTAGGTAAACCACCAGCTGTAATAGCTACTACTATTTATGCCATTGTTCCAGTTATTCGTCTTACTAACCATGGTATAAGACAAATTGATCAAGAAATAGTTGAAGCATCTATTTCCTTTGGCTCAACTAGATTACAATCTTTAATCAAAGTACAAATACCTCAAGCCATGCCTACTATAATGACTGGCGTAAATCAGACTTTAATGATGGCCATGGCAATGGTAGTTACTACATCTATGATTGGTGCCACCGGGCTCGGTATGGAAGTCCTCATAAGTGTTAACCGTGTAGAAATCGGTAGGGGGTTAATATCTGGAACGGCAGTTGTAATCATAGCTGTACTTTTAGATAGAATAACTCAAGGATTAGTCAAAAATGGGGAGGTGGATTCTCATTAA
- a CDS encoding betaine/proline/choline family ABC transporter ATP-binding protein, with amino-acid sequence MGRWILINNILSVRNVSKLYGSDRNTAIKLKKSGLDKDTVYEKTKVTTALWNVSMDIKRGEIFVIIGLSGSGKSTLVRCFNRLNKPTSGTILYEGKDINKLDKKSLADYRRNKISMVFQNFGLMSHRDIIGNVEYGLEVKGITKEARQKKAREMINMVGLEGLENEPISSLSGGMKQRVGIARALANDPEILLMDEPFSALDPLVRKDMQFELLTIQRKLEKTVVFITHDIDEAFKLGDKVAIMRDGEVVQVDTPENMSENPKDDYVRQFIDSADKTQVISVKNVMITPNSIVRLKDTPNYAINTMRKNGVSSAYVVAEKMKLEGIITIDDAIRANRENLSISNVLIKDIQTTSPDVLLTDIMEMAVETRFPIAVVNDGSLKGIVSKVHVLSSMI; translated from the coding sequence ATGGGGAGGTGGATTCTCATTAATAATATTTTAAGTGTAAGAAATGTTTCTAAATTATATGGTTCAGATAGGAACACTGCAATCAAACTAAAAAAATCTGGATTAGATAAAGATACTGTATATGAAAAAACTAAAGTGACTACAGCCCTTTGGAACGTATCAATGGATATAAAAAGGGGAGAAATATTTGTAATCATAGGATTATCTGGTTCTGGTAAATCTACTTTAGTTAGATGTTTCAATAGATTAAATAAGCCAACATCTGGTACTATTCTATATGAAGGTAAGGATATAAATAAATTAGATAAAAAGTCATTGGCTGACTATAGAAGAAATAAAATTTCTATGGTTTTTCAGAACTTTGGGCTAATGTCTCATAGAGATATAATAGGTAATGTGGAATACGGCCTTGAAGTAAAGGGTATCACTAAAGAAGCCCGACAGAAAAAAGCTAGGGAAATGATAAATATGGTAGGGCTTGAAGGATTAGAAAACGAACCTATATCTAGCCTTTCAGGTGGAATGAAACAAAGGGTTGGAATAGCCAGGGCTCTTGCCAACGATCCTGAAATTCTTTTGATGGATGAACCATTTTCAGCTCTGGACCCTTTAGTTAGAAAAGATATGCAATTTGAATTATTAACTATTCAGAGAAAGCTGGAAAAAACTGTAGTATTTATTACCCATGATATAGATGAAGCTTTTAAATTAGGAGATAAAGTAGCCATAATGCGAGATGGAGAAGTGGTTCAGGTTGACACTCCAGAGAATATGAGTGAAAATCCTAAAGATGATTATGTAAGGCAATTTATTGATAGTGCAGATAAGACTCAAGTTATAAGTGTTAAAAATGTAATGATTACACCAAATAGTATAGTTAGGCTAAAGGATACTCCTAATTATGCCATAAATACTATGAGGAAAAATGGAGTATCTAGTGCCTATGTAGTGGCAGAGAAAATGAAGTTAGAAGGTATAATTACTATTGATGATGCCATTAGAGCCAATAGAGAAAATTTAAGTATATCCAATGTATTAATAAAGGATATACAAACTACATCTCCAGATGTATTATTAACCGATATAATGGAAATGGCAGTAGAAACTAGATTTCCCATAGCAGTTGTCAATGATGGCAGTCTTAAAGGAATCGTATCAAAGGTTCATGTTTTATCTTCTATGATATAA
- a CDS encoding ABC transporter substrate-binding protein, translating to MLKFIKRNNKQEKLQPVEKENQGNIVEFSKDTMILKKNQQNIVERLAMKIDETAFATDNLIKITYDLADHVEVQMDSISNVVNEMGTYSALAEEVFANTENSRQIAATTLEIAHSGNAAVTNSINAMNEIQQSVIYAKEVVNSLNRKSEHIDEMLKVINNISYNTNLLALNASIEAARAGDAGRGFAVVANEVKKLADNSADSASQIAKTIQEINEEIKNTIKAMDDSMLKIQEGTEIANNTMVVFNEIIDSVNVTSKVTEEINEAIAKQTASLESVINSTVDMTDTSNKVTSLVDIASLNTQYTKTSLNILGEVSKDLCSISNKLLEEIETVDFTENALNISINSKPIEFDPQLAHDQESAQVLVNIYGSLLYIGSTGEISPGVAKGWYVEDDGVTWVFSLRKGAKFHNGREIVADDVKYSYERMLSPKLKSPNTWFLEHIEGASEYINGRASEVTGIKVIDRYRLSIKLINPYSGFLLNLGQFSTCILAKEDVEKGKLTGCGPYTFREITDEYCTLVAFEDYYGGIPYQEKIIVNYRNDNIVEEFIEGKYDLIAANSKEEFNKVKNTDNINIYLSDVLGTYYLGFNMESNSIFAKSKEARQALGMGINKKQIIDDILGELGEEAKSVIPARIVDNSYLPKVSYNPSKARDILKKEGEYGSGKTIKIIIRDEPEDTVFYRMSQYILKDLDELGIKYEVKKAEVKDYYTSSILSNCDILVGRWIADTGDPDNYLQPSFNYNNPTNFTRYNNLQVMELMDKAKQIINPNKKIEVYKEIQNIIMEDSPWIPIFHPKIALVSRKNIAGARMSPLGITNYEDILMESNN from the coding sequence ATGTTAAAGTTTATTAAGAGAAATAACAAGCAAGAGAAGCTTCAACCTGTCGAAAAAGAAAATCAGGGGAATATAGTGGAGTTTTCTAAAGATACAATGATCTTAAAAAAAAATCAGCAGAATATAGTTGAAAGATTGGCAATGAAAATAGATGAGACAGCTTTTGCTACAGACAACTTAATTAAGATTACATATGATTTAGCAGATCATGTTGAAGTTCAGATGGATTCTATAAGCAATGTTGTGAATGAAATGGGAACTTATTCTGCATTGGCAGAGGAAGTCTTTGCTAATACAGAAAACTCAAGGCAAATTGCTGCAACTACACTAGAGATTGCCCATTCTGGAAATGCAGCAGTGACTAATTCCATCAATGCGATGAATGAAATTCAGCAATCGGTCATCTATGCTAAAGAAGTAGTGAATAGTTTAAATAGGAAGTCAGAGCATATAGATGAAATGTTAAAGGTAATAAACAATATCTCATATAATACTAATCTATTGGCACTTAATGCAAGTATAGAAGCTGCTCGAGCAGGAGATGCTGGGCGTGGCTTCGCTGTTGTAGCAAACGAAGTAAAAAAGCTTGCAGATAACAGTGCTGATTCTGCTAGTCAGATAGCCAAAACAATACAAGAAATAAATGAAGAAATTAAAAATACCATAAAGGCAATGGACGATAGTATGTTGAAGATACAAGAAGGGACAGAAATTGCCAACAATACAATGGTGGTTTTCAATGAGATAATAGATAGTGTAAATGTTACATCAAAGGTAACAGAAGAAATTAACGAGGCAATAGCTAAACAAACTGCCAGTTTAGAAAGTGTGATAAATTCTACTGTGGATATGACTGATACTTCAAACAAGGTTACATCTTTAGTAGATATTGCATCTTTAAATACTCAATATACTAAAACTTCTTTAAATATATTGGGAGAAGTATCTAAGGATTTATGCAGTATATCTAATAAATTACTAGAAGAGATAGAGACAGTTGATTTCACTGAAAATGCTTTAAATATTAGTATCAATTCTAAGCCCATAGAATTCGATCCTCAGTTAGCACACGATCAGGAGAGTGCTCAAGTTTTAGTCAATATCTATGGTTCACTTCTATATATAGGATCAACAGGGGAAATTTCTCCTGGAGTGGCTAAGGGTTGGTATGTTGAAGACGATGGCGTTACATGGGTATTTAGCCTGAGAAAAGGAGCAAAGTTTCATAATGGAAGGGAAATCGTAGCGGATGATGTGAAATATTCTTATGAAAGGATGTTAAGTCCAAAACTTAAATCTCCTAATACTTGGTTCCTAGAACATATAGAAGGAGCAAGTGAATATATAAATGGTAGAGCAAGTGAAGTAACTGGTATTAAAGTAATAGATAGATACAGATTATCAATTAAGCTAATCAATCCATATAGTGGCTTTTTATTAAACTTAGGTCAATTTAGTACTTGTATATTGGCCAAAGAAGATGTGGAAAAAGGTAAATTAACAGGTTGTGGACCATATACTTTTAGAGAAATAACAGATGAATATTGTACTCTTGTTGCCTTTGAAGATTACTACGGAGGAATACCTTATCAGGAAAAAATAATAGTAAATTATAGAAACGATAATATTGTTGAAGAATTCATAGAAGGAAAATATGATTTGATTGCAGCCAATAGTAAGGAAGAATTCAATAAGGTAAAAAACACGGACAATATAAATATCTACTTATCAGATGTTTTAGGAACCTATTATTTAGGATTTAATATGGAAAGCAACTCAATATTTGCAAAGAGTAAAGAGGCTAGGCAAGCATTGGGCATGGGCATAAATAAAAAGCAAATAATAGATGATATACTGGGAGAATTGGGAGAAGAAGCAAAGAGTGTAATTCCAGCAAGAATAGTTGATAATAGTTATCTACCGAAGGTATCTTACAATCCTTCTAAGGCAAGGGATATATTGAAAAAAGAAGGGGAATATGGTTCTGGAAAAACTATAAAAATAATAATAAGAGATGAGCCAGAAGATACTGTATTTTATAGAATGAGTCAATATATTTTAAAAGATTTAGATGAATTGGGAATTAAATACGAGGTAAAAAAGGCAGAGGTGAAAGATTACTATACATCATCAATCCTTTCAAACTGTGATATATTAGTTGGTAGATGGATTGCAGATACAGGAGATCCAGATAATTACTTACAGCCTTCTTTTAATTATAATAATCCAACCAACTTTACAAGATATAATAATCTTCAAGTTATGGAATTAATGGATAAGGCAAAGCAAATAATAAATCCTAATAAGAAAATAGAGGTATATAAAGAGATACAAAATATTATTATGGAAGATTCACCATGGATACCTATTTTTCATCCAAAGATAGCATTAGTTTCAAGAAAAAATATAGCTGGAGCTAGGATGAGTCCCCTAGGTATAACAAACTATGAAGATATTTTAATGGAATCAAATAATTAA
- a CDS encoding TetR/AcrR family transcriptional regulator, translated as MRDLTSTEEKILDKTLYLIGKTGTFNVPIRTIAKEADVNVSAINYYFRTKDEMLRLVKDFYIDNTISAYSILDNNQYDDKEKIILCANEIMEYTLQYPGVLVILKEAKDKKDSSDIDAKIIEVTDTMNAKLDKILSSFFTENQIDFQYKKMIFLSSLLYPTLHFDIQNFDEGIIHSKDERLKYITYIVDMLNKDN; from the coding sequence ATGAGAGATTTAACAAGTACTGAAGAAAAAATTTTAGATAAAACCCTGTACCTTATTGGAAAAACTGGTACCTTCAATGTTCCCATAAGAACCATAGCCAAGGAAGCAGATGTAAACGTAAGTGCCATAAACTATTATTTTCGTACTAAAGATGAAATGCTACGCCTAGTAAAAGATTTTTATATAGATAATACAATCTCTGCCTATTCCATATTGGATAATAATCAATATGATGATAAGGAGAAGATTATTCTTTGTGCAAATGAAATAATGGAATACACATTGCAATATCCAGGAGTTCTTGTGATTTTAAAAGAAGCTAAAGATAAAAAAGATTCTAGTGATATAGATGCTAAAATAATTGAAGTAACCGATACTATGAATGCAAAATTGGATAAGATATTATCAAGTTTTTTCACTGAAAATCAAATTGATTTTCAATATAAGAAAATGATTTTTCTATCCTCCCTACTCTATCCAACGCTTCACTTTGACATACAAAACTTTGATGAAGGGATTATACATAGCAAGGATGAAAGATTAAAGTATATTACTTATATAGTAGATATGTTAAATAAAGACAATTAA